Proteins from a genomic interval of Cottoperca gobio chromosome 8, fCotGob3.1, whole genome shotgun sequence:
- the hao1 gene encoding 2-Hydroxyacid oxidase 1 — MSGQRVCVSDFEEEAKKVLPKAVYDYYRSGADEQNTLADNVAAFNRWHLIPRVLRDVSTVDLSISLLGQKLSMPICVAATAMQRMAHPEGETATVRACRAVGTGMMLSSWATSTIEEVMSAMTASVGGVMWLQLYIYKDRELTLSLVRRAEEAGYKAIFVTVDTPYLGRRLDDMRNHFKLPPHLSMSNFSSASLAFSEGNYGNDSGLAVYAAKAIDPTLCWDDITWLKKHTHLPVIVKGVLNGEDAVLAVNYGVDGVLVSNHGARQLDGVPATLDVLEEVVRAVQGRCDVYMDGGVRRGSDVLKALALGAKAVFIGRPVLWGLACQGEQGVSEILELLKEELRLAMALSGCRSVSEVSRSLVRRVEFTSRM; from the exons ATGTCAgggcagcgtgtgtgtgtgtcggactTTGAGGAGGAAGCCAAGAAGGTTCTTCCTAAAGCTGTTTATGACTACTACCGCTCAGGAGCTGATGAGCAGAACACACTGGCCGACAATGTCGCTGCCTTCAACAG gtggcaTCTTATCCCTCGGGTGTTGAGGGATGTTTCCACAGTGGATCTCTCCATTTCTCTGCTGGGCCAGAAGCTCAGCATGCCTATCTGTGTTGCAGCCACAGCTATGCAGAGGATGGCTCATCCTGAGGGAGAGACAGCTACAGtgagag CATGCCGAGCAGTGGGGACAGGGATGATGCTGAGCTCCTGGGCCACCTCCACTATAGAGGAAGTGATGTCAGCGATGACAGCTTCAGTAGGCGGTGTCATGTGGCTGCAGCTTTACATCTATAAAGACCGAGAGCTCACACTGTCATTGGTCCGCCGGGCAGAAGAGGCGGGCTATAAGGCAATCTTTGTTACTGTGGATACGCCGTACCTGGGAAGGAGATTGGATGACATGCGCAACCACTTTAAACTGCCCCCACACCTGAG CATGTCTAACTTCTCATCAGCCTCCCTGGCTTTCTCTGAGGGAAACTATGGCAACGACAGTGGTTTGGCTGTTTATGCTGCAAAGGCAATAGACCCCACTCTCTGTTGGGACGACATCACATggctgaaaaaacacacacacctacctgtgaTCGTGAAAGGAGTTCTTAATG GTGAGGATGCCGTCCTGGCTGTAAACTATGGTGTCGATGGTGTCCTGGTGTCCAATCACGGAGCTCGACAACTGGATGGGGTTCCTGCCacg ctggaTGTCCTGGAGGAGGTGGTGAGGGCTGTGCAGGGTCGCTGTGATGTCTACATGGACGGAGGAGTGCGGCGAGGCTCAGACGTGCTAAAGGCCTTAGCTCTGGGAGCAAAGGCTGTTTTCATCGGCCGACCGGTGCTGTGGGGCCTCGCCTGTCAG GGGGAACAGGGAGTTTCAGAGATTCTGGAACTTCTAAAAGAGGAGCTACGACTGGCTATGGCTCTgtcag gTTGTCGTTCTGTATCTGAGGTGAGCAGGTCCCTGGTCAGGAGAGTGGAGTTCACCTCCAGGATGTGA